In Trichoderma asperellum chromosome 1, complete sequence, a single window of DNA contains:
- a CDS encoding uncharacterized protein (EggNog:ENOG41), with amino-acid sequence MPRSSFSHTPLLRVSRPVSACSRCRAAKVKCDGKLPACTACEKAGRENACSAANDQFARGKERSYVAALELRIEKLERRIAYAKSRKASVALHESDSLAVAHVDRKDSLASIRAAIHRKAARTRENSDVNSLISDFGFLSVNATTRDFEPSMINMTFARLVLAAATKDAVPVSTESSLPQKQYATEIFHHFMKNMYPLFPCFSETVALNVLNDIYNQQAERVISASDHWLLYLILAIGSTMQSQNANDEYYNLGVQFVSKALDYADIALAPGYATQIQSLLLLTQYAILDPNHFDSWLLIGFTTRAIVDLGFHQDPPLSSVVDRATLDMRRKIFYCAYALDRSISMVHARSFSFTDDAIHVAFPNAADLDRKGKDLENSSILGSQSVDSGLLLFQLRRAQSYWYQELYQSYSAPLPDPSSFVWQICLDMREWGESLPSNLPSGIRQMFEQELRYSYVYCIAPSARAPQITDYHRILIFEHSLAYLLTMQEIASAGLNGAFYNYHDALKVYFMANQFLAVLTDSEDMLLSGAQMQIPISRPGAPPAPPIPRPQLRNGRSGEDNISRSIRCLESIPQTLEVYGRRWEDSAMLKQSLERTLADTIGRLRERKKVQSIKMEQPTYPGSSPSATTSPRGPAIARTPPQPREIRWVGVDVSQMMHNRAHQQ; translated from the exons ATGCCCCGCAGTAGCTTCTCACATACTCCCCTCTTGCGAGTGTCGAGGCCGGTGTCAGCCTGCTCAAGAT GTCGAGCAGCAAAGGTTAAA TGCGATGGAAAGCTCCCTGCTTGCACGGCCTGTGAAAAGGCCGGGCGTGAGAATGCCTGCTCTGCGGCAAACGACCAGTTTGCGCGAGGCAAGGAGCGAAG CTATGTCGCCGCTCTGGAGCTTCGCAtagagaagctggagaggcgCATAGCATATGCCAAGTCTCGAAAAGCTTCTGTAGCTCTCCATGAGTCCGACTCATTGGCCGTCGCCCATGTAGACAGAAAAGATTCCCTGGCGTCCATTCGAGCAGCCATTCACCGCAAAGCCGCCAGGACTCGCGAAAACTCAGATGTCAACTCTTTGATATCCGATTTCGGTTTCTT ATCGGTCAACGCAACAACTCGAGATTTCGAGCCATCCATGATCAACATGACCTTTGCGCGTCTCGTCTTGGCCGCCGCAACCAAGGATGCTGTCCCGGTCTCAACCGAGTCTTCGTTGCCACAGAAGCAATATGCAACTGAAATCTTCCATCACTTTATGAAAAACATGTACCCCCTCTTTCCGTGCTTTTCAGAAACCGTGGCTTTGAACGTCTTGAATGACATCTACAACCAACAAGCTGAGCGCGTTATCAGCGCATCCGACCATTGGCTACTGTACTTGATACTGGCCATTGGATCTACCATGCAGAGCCAAAACGCCAACGATGAGTACTATAATCTCGGTGTTCAGTTTGTATCCAAGGCGTTGGATTATGCGGACATCGCGTTGGCACCTGGATATGCCACCCAGATTCAGTCCTTGCTCCTCCTTACACAATACGCCATCCTAGATCCCAACCACTTCGACAGCTGGCTTCTCATAGGCTTCACCACACGCGCTATCGTTGATCTTGGATTCCATCAGGATCCCCCTTTGTCTTCAGTTGTAGATCGAGCCACCTTGGATATGCGCCGCAAGATTTTCTATTGCGCATATGCTCTTGACCG ATCGATAAGCATGGTTCACGCTCGATCGTTTTCCTTCACTGATGATGCGATCCATGTCGCGTTCCCAAATGCCGCCGACCTTGATCGCAAAGGCAAAGATCTCGAGAATTCCTCGATCCTAGGCTCGCAATCTGTAGATTCCGGTCTACTTCTTTTCCAGCTCAGGAGAGCGCAGTCTTATTGGTACCAAGAGTTATATCAATCATACTCGGCTCCGCTGCCAGACCCATCATCCTTTGTGTGGCAGATATGCCTGGACATGCGAGAATGGGGTGAATCACTACCAAGCAATCTTCCTTCTGGAATACGGCAAATGTTCGAGCAGGAATTGAGATACAGTTATGTCTACTGCATCGCGCCTTCAGCAAGGGCCCCTCAGATTACCGACTACCACCGTATCCTCATATTCGAGCACTCTCTGGCGTACCTCCTCACTATGCAGGAAATTGCCTCCGCCGGGCTTAACGGCGCATTCTATAACTACCACGATGCTCTGAAAGTGTATTTCATGGCAAACCAGTTCCTTGCCGTACTGACGGACTCTGAGGATATGCTTCTTTCCGGTGCACAGATGCAAATACCCATCTCTCGCCCCGGTGCcccaccagcgccgccgatCCCACGACCTCAGCTACGAAATGGAAGATCCGGCGAGGATAATATCAGTAGGAGTATACGCTGTCTAGAGAGCATTCCTCAGACTCTGGAGGTATACGGTCGGCGGTGGGAGGACTCGGCCATGCTGAAGCAGAGCTTGGAGCGAACACTAGCAGATACTATTGGGCGTCTAAGGGAACGTAAGAAGGTGCAGAGCATCAAGATGGAACAGCCTACGTATCCCGGCAGCTCTCCTTCAGCTACTACTTCGCCTCGGGGACCAGCTATCGCACGCACCCCGCCACAACCTAGAGAGATTCGTTGGGTGGGAGTTGACGTCTCGCAGATGATGCACAACCGTGCTCATCAGCAATAA
- a CDS encoding uncharacterized protein (EggNog:ENOG41~SECRETED:SignalP(1-19)), producing MHLLRILQWMIPIISLCLAQSDDRALALSLINQARQAHGVQPLTWNANLASYAQYWANIMASGQQPFSHAQGPYRPQQGETLFEYQSTQCDSAYDNPLQTAARTWLAQATLYNGMPITDGHEPWLHWSQCMWSTSTQIGCARAYSISDPYKTYDVCRFFPEGNIVGQRPY from the exons ATGCATCTTCTCCGTATTCTCCAGTGGATGATCCCCATCATCAGTCTGTGTCTGGCTCAATCGGATGACCGAGCCCTTGCCCTTTCATTGATCAACCAGGCTCGCCAGGCTCACGGAGTTCAGCCGCTCACATGGAACGCCAACTTGGCATCTTATGCTCAGTATTGGGCAAACATAATGGCCAGTGGCCAACAGCCCTTTTCGCATGCCCAAGGTCCTTACCGCCCTCAGCAGGGAGAAACGCTCTTTGAATACCAATCTACTCAATGTGATTCGGCCTATGATAATCCTCTGCAGACCGCCGCACGAACCTGGCTTGCACAGGCCACGCTATACAACGGGATGCCCATCACCGATGGACATGAGCCGTGGTTGCACTGGT CCCAGTGTATGTGGTCCACCAGTACACAAATAGGCTGCGCTCGAGCCTACAGCATCTCGGACCCGTACAAAACCTACGATGTGTGCCGATTCTTTCCGGAAGGAAACAT AGTTGGCCAGCGGCCCTATTAG
- a CDS encoding uncharacterized protein (BUSCO:EOG092D4H8N), with the protein MASKPAPLIAPLMRRAFAPAKSLPQFALRRSHPASPSPVAIAIASTTSLHQHRLAHTIPRPPQKKPQNEPATKDAPSSESDRPEFKGPAFYQLSFTCVPCGHRSHHNVSKQGYHRGSTLITCPSCRNRHVISDHLNIFGDRKITVEDLMREKGQLVKRGSLGEDGDIEFWPDEAIPDEVADITGKDNKGSS; encoded by the coding sequence ATGGCGTCTAAACCAGCTCCTCTAATAGCGCCCCTCATGCGCCGAGCATTTGCTCCTGCAAAAAGCCTGCCTCAATTCGCTCTCCGCCGATCGCATCCCGCCTCTCCATCAcccgtcgccatcgccatcgcatCTACAACTTCTCTCCACCAGCACCGCCTCGCACACACCATCCCTCGGCCCCCTCAGAAGAAGCCGCAAAACGAACCCGCCACCAAGGACGCTCCCTCCAGCGAAAGCGACCGCCCCGAGTTCAAGGGCCCGGCGTTCTACCAGCTTTCCTTCACCTGCGTCCCTTGCGGCCATCGCTCGCACCACAACGTTTCGAAGCAAGGGTACCATCGCGGCTCTACGCTGATAACGTGTCCGAGCTGTCGCAATAGGCACGTCATCAGCGACCATTTGAATATCTTTGGCGATCGCAAAATCACCGTCGAGGATCtgatgagagagaagggTCAGTTGGTTAAGAGGGGCTCCTTGGGCGAGGATGGAGACATTGAGTTCTGGCCGGACGAGGCGATACCGGACGAAGTTGCGGATATTACAGGCAAAGACAACAAAGGCTCATCATAA
- a CDS encoding uncharacterized protein (EggNog:ENOG41~TransMembrane:1 (o527-547i)) has protein sequence MDAAHIFRQGLGTVAPRMNHAYAQPRNLVQSPDDFFDGDTSSHRVAHTLTACCRCRQRKTRCDPTLPRCLPCERSGSVCEYLDTAKARKINRRYVITLQDKVKALEAELAQYTDEDGDHPPTNEELVRPGGMIRLSGNDETPRYLGPSSGIAMTRLLMAEAKRFTDSNKISDLIPEVRARSQARMQSIQITSNNKRKSYPMISEFPAESLPARHVADRLVEIFYKKAQIHWPVLHETVFKADVDAVYNGDTDPYKNFLVRMVIAISLQKLDTQYAGLGDSYYMAAMKYVEEIIRPKDLKTLQCLVLIGQYSLLTPTRTPVYYVIGLATRICQQEGLTDEKTLTTTGYNLDPQTIDLRRRLVWVIMAMEHGLSYYLGRPSAFAINSDRLNVAFFSAADDANITPQGILDGPLNTRKLATIHFYKMWSLQTEIKRTLYERKRPEPRNDDHPWFQNIEKALRDWVDSTPEDPPFAKPWISGHYHQLRALLYRPSPQIPQPSAGAAQICFESSATTIDLSHKQFGSDPADMTWVFLLSLNWSLSTLLWTISYPEVRRNHPREEVEELVNKALESLDRCAERWPGTTVTSQLYTIFAKACMQSYDVQVKLEKEQFSFSSPPATSESQSSPESYSHSNATTPRPLPYLNPPQFGFVFDSSPESMNNYVFDPNYPPPQPTFRSNSIFCNPATDNGSRRFSYFPPDVTHMGEAGLEDPSSHPVQVPDHIPHHLQSPPEIFLQGNVPTSRPGLSSSAVAMKQTPNATPITPSPLSEQTNMSPPHKRVVAPHVTQAQPTYAAARMGQPVHQRPLPPAPTSVSDWFSPPSQFMSPYNFVTSGSGYFNEAMAGMSGFGGGSPGPGGLGLHNITAQLEAGGMQFGYSPGRQGSLSQSQQLELMEDLETDGLSAMDAYLQDTPMSGRGWY, from the exons ATGGACGCCGCCCATATTTTCCGGCAAGGTCTGGGGACCGTTGCTCCCCGTATGAACCACGCCTATGCGCAGCCGCGAAACTTGGTGCAAAGTCCAGATGACTTTTTTGACGGTGATACCTCGAGCCACCGAGTTGCTCACACCCTGACAGCATGCTGTCGTTGTCGTCAG CGAAAAACGAGGTGTGATCCCACGCTTCCTCGCTGCCTCCCCTGCGAGAGATCAGGGTCTGTATGCGAATATCTCGATACCGCCAAGGCGCGCAAGATCAATCGCCGTTATGTGATTACGCTGCAAGATAAGGTCAAAGCCCTCGAAGCTGAGCTTGCCCAGTATACCGACGAAGACGGTGATCATCCCCCAACAAATGAAGAATTGGTTCGTCCAGGAGGCATGATTCGTTTGAGCGGTAACGACGAGACACCTCGCTATCTGGGGCCATCCAGTGGTATTGCCATGACAAGATTACTCATGGCTGAAGCCAAGAGGTTTACGGATTCCAACAAAATTTCCGATCTCATTCCGGAGGTTCGCGCAAGAAGCCAAGCTCGCATGCAATCTATCCAGATAACTAGCaacaacaaaagaaaaagctatcCCATGATCAGTGAATTTCCAGCCGAAAGTCTTCCTGCTCGTCATGTGGCCGACAGGCTGGTAGAGATCTTCTATAAGAAAG CTCAAATCCATTGGCCTGTGCTTCATGAGACAGTTTTCAAAGCAGACGTTGACGCAGTTTATAATGGCGATACAGATCCGTACAAAAACTTTCTTGTTCGCATGGTTATTGCCATTAGCTTGCAAAAGCTGGACACGCAATATGCCGGATTGGGCGACTCATACTACATGGCCGCGATGAAATATGTTGAGGAAATTATTCGTCCCAAAGACCTCAAAACGCTACAATGCCTCGTTCTCATCGGACAATACTCACTACTCACCCCGACGCGAACGCCAGTGTATTATGTTATTGGACTCGCTACCAGAATATGCCAACAAGAAGGGCTAACGGACGAGAAAACGCTTACTACTACGGGTTACAATTTGGATCCGCAAACAATCGACTTGCGCCGGAGGCTGGTATGGGTAATTATGGCCATGGAACATGGCCTTTCGTATTATCTAGGCCGGCCCAGTGCATTTGCCATCAACAGTGATCGCTTGAATGTTGCATTTTTTAGCGCAGCCGATGATGCGAATATTACGCCTCAAGGAATTCTAGATGGCCCTCTTAATACACGCAAGCTCGCAACGATACACTTCTACAAGATGTGGAGCTTACAAACGGAGATCAAGAGGACCCTTTATGAACGGAAACGGCCGGAACCTAGAAACGACGATCATCCATGGTTTCAAAACATAGAAAAGGCTCTGAGGGATTGGGTGGACTCGACGCCAGAAGATCCTCCGTTTGCCAAACCTTG GATCTCTGGACATTACCACCAATTGAGGGCATTATTGTATAGACCCTCTCCCCAGATTCCGCAGCCATCGGCTGGTGCAGCCCAAATTTGCTTCGAGTCCTCTGCCACCACGATTGACCTTTCCCACAAGCAGTTTGGAAGCGATCCTGCAGATATGACCTGGGTGTTCCTCCTTTCACTAAATTGGTCCCTTAGCACACTTCTATGGACGATATCGTATCCCGAAGTTCGACGCAACCATccaagagaagaagtcgaAGAGCTGGTGAACAAGGCGTTAGAATCTTTGGACCGATGCGCAGAGCGTTGGCCAGGGACCACGGTCACGTCTCAACTCTACACTATATTTGCCAAGGCGTGTATGCAGAGCTACGACGTTCAAGTGAAGCTTGAAAAGGAACAGTTTTCTTTTAGCAGTCCACCGGCGACAAGCGAGTCCCAGTCTTCACCTGAAAGCTACTCTCATTCAAATGCTACCACCCCTCGACCACTCCCCTATCTCAACCCTCCTCAGTTCGGCTTTGTTTTTGACTCGTCCCCTGAGTCAATGAACAACTACGTGTTCGACCCCAATTACCCTCCTCCACAGCCTACTTTCCGTTCAAACTCCATCTTCTGCAATCCTGCCACGGATAATGGCAGCCGACGCTTCTCCTACTTCCCGCCTGATGTCACCCATATGGGAGAGGCTGGTTTAGAAGACCCTTCGTCCCATCCGGTCCAGGTACCGGACCATATACCCCACCATTTGCAATCGCCGCCCGAAATATTTCTGCAGGGCAATGTACCGACTTCGAGACCGGGCTTATCGTCATCGGCAGTGGCGATGAAGCAAACGCCGAATGCTACCCCAATTACACCGTCACCGCTTTCGGAGCAGACCAATATGTCGCCACCTCATAAACGCGTTGTTGCACCACACGTGACGCAGGCCCAACCAACATATGCAGCCGCGCGAATGGGGCAACCTGTTCACCAGCGACCGCTACCACCGGCACCCACATCCGTATCGGACTGGTTCTCGCCCCCTTCACAGTTCATGTCGCCATACAACTTTGTAACGTCTGGCAGTGGATATTTTAATGAAGCCATGGCTGGTATGAGCGGATTTGGTGGCGGCTCACCGGGACCTGGTGGCTTGGGCCTCCACAACATCACCGCGCAGCTCGAGGCAGGTGGTATGCAGTTTGGCTATTCGCCTGGTAGACAAGGCAGTCTATCACAGTCACAGCAGCTAGAGCTCATGGAAGATTTGGAGACGGACGGCCTTAGCGCCATGGATGCGTACCTGCAAGACACCCCGATGAGCGGGAGAGGATGGTACTGA
- a CDS encoding uncharacterized protein (EggNog:ENOG41~SECRETED:SignalP(1-19)) encodes MRSLTSISIGIIAGAVTSAARPDAKAFANKEADELLPTPTVALKQRNVAAAPTTIVEPPPFTVTLCPQPTGIYGAVDLESDLIYGCQPGYVCNPKKPAGCNFWPGLPDASFRCHPEDCMVAPPPLLANWPEGKTGYIPHQDGYFYLDPHIFGLTYDIFEYNVVKKIQSGSTSTYTTGNWGSQAQAYGSVPTNPPSYGKRASSPFKQQARRKANYGAKRAALDLPQDCMGPCQDALLLITQFGKKPEFCEADSAFEKDFNGCVNCIAKDDNIDVSDLAAIAAALGEPFVDTIFFCNTTGTTPPPTSSAPESQVTGSNTLGSTSQIPTSPTSLIDSTTSSSIQSTTSSTKQSTPPPTSSSSTTSTPPPPPTSSSTKPPPPPTSSSTPPPPPTSSSTSSSSQQASSTPPSSASTPPSSSAGSSGSSTTAGGPGSSSEIGTGSTSASSESRPTSAPTSASASASSGASVPGSSVSSSSPGETGTAPPSTGVTPPSSDFSSPGQLERASTTNPGNSGNPGGGAEPTGTNSNGGGGGRNPGGVGPTGSPTVGGGSPGNGNPGNGGNGGGASGTGTNPSSPTNSLPPPLSNNLSRPSENFGLLIVVLLGLLVF; translated from the exons ATGCGTTCGCTTACCTCTATATCGATTGGCATAATTGCCGGCGCTGTCACTTCGGCGGCCCGACCTGACGCCAAAGCCTTTGCTAATAAAGAAGCG GACGAGCTTTTGCCGACGCCGACTGTTGCGTTAAAGCAGAGAAATGTGGCAGCGGCGCCCACAACAATCGTTGAGCCGCCTCCGTTCACGGTCACTCTCTGCCCACAGCCAACGGGAATCTATGGAGCAGTGGACTTGGAGTCAGATCTCATCTATGGCTGCCAGCCTGGCTATGTTTGCAACCCCAAGAAGCCAGCAGGGTGCAACTTCTGGCCAGGCCTTCCGGATGCTAGTTTTCGATGCCATCCAGAGGACTGCATGGTAgctccgccgccgctgcttgCAAATTGGCCCGAAGGAAAGACGGGCTATATCCCACATCAAGACGGCTACTTCTACTTGGACCCACATATCTTTGGCTTGACTTACGATATTTTCGAATACAACGTTGTCAAGAAGATTCAGAGTGGTAGCACCAGCACTTACACGACTGGCAACTGGGGGTCACAGGCACAGGCCTACGGGTCGGTGCCAACAAATCCGCCATCATATGGAAAGCGTGCTTCCAGCCCGTTCAAGCAGCAAGCCCGTCGCAAGGCCAATTATGGTGCAAAGCGTGCAGCCCTGGACTTGCCACAAGATTGCATGGGCCCTTGCCAGGATGCGTTATTACTCATAACACAGTTTGGCAAGAAGCCGGAATTTTGCGAGGCGGATTCGGCTTTCGAGAAGGACTTCAACGGCTGCGTTAACTGCATTGCCAAGGATGATAACATCGACGTATCCGACCTGGCTgcgatagcagcagcattgggcGAACCGTTTGTAGACAcgatcttcttctgcaaTACAACGGGAACTACGCCGCCGCCCACATCCTCGGCTCCCGAGTCCCAAGTGACAGGGTCGAATACACTGGGATCGACCTCTCAAATCCCTACAAGCCCAACCTCGCTCATCGACTCTACAACTTCGAGCTCCATACAGTCGACGACTTCCAGCACTAAGCAGTCCACCCCGCCTCCTACAAGCAGCTCCTCTACGACCTCtacaccaccgccgccgccaacatcATCGTCGACgaagccgccaccaccaccgactTCTTCAtcgacgccgccgccaccaccaacttCCTCATCGACTAGCTCCTCTTCGCAGCAAGCATCGTCTACTCCTCCGTCCTCAGCTTCAACACCGCCCTCTTCTAGTGCGGGATCGTCAGGGTCTTCCACTACTGCTGGGGGCCCAGGAAGCTCTTCTGAAATAGGTACGGGATCCACTAGTGCAAGCAGTGAATCGAGGCCAACGTCGGCGCCCACATCGGCATCTGCGTCGGCCTCATCTGGTGCATCTGTTCCGGGGTCATCagtctcctcatcttccccaGGGGAGACTGGCACCGCACCCCCCTCAACAG GCGTCACACCTCCCAGCTCagacttttcttctcccggTCAATTGGAGAGAGCAAGCACAACCAACCCAGGCAACTCTGGAAAccccggcggcggcgctgaaCCAACCGGAACAAACAGCAacggcggcggtggaggaAGAAACCCAGGTGGTGTTGGGCCTACCGGATCGCCTACTGTTGGTGGCGGTAGCcctggcaatggcaatccCGGTAACGGTGGCAATGGAGGTGGCGCGTCAGGAACAGGAACCAACCCGTCGTCGCCAACAAACAGCCTGCCCCCGCCTCTTTCGAATAATCTCTCTCGACCAAGTGAAAACTTTGGTCTCCTCATTGTGGTCCTTTTGGGTCTCTTGGTCTTCTAG